A single genomic interval of Saccharothrix saharensis harbors:
- a CDS encoding DUF427 domain-containing protein — MSAAERGRVRVETGTKRVRAYLAGELVVDTTRPALVWEKPYYPTYYFPAEDVRATLVPTGEVKRSPSRGNGELFDVKTGAATAAGAGLRYPDSPLEALRDLVRLEWDAMDEWFEEDEPVYVHPRDPYTRVDALPSSRHVRVEVGGVEVANSHRPVILFETGLPARYYLPMTDVRLDLLRPTDLRTSCPYKGTAEYWSVVLGDEVHENVVWGYRTPLPESRQVAGLVAFYNEKVDTYVDGVLEQRPRTHVG; from the coding sequence ATGAGTGCTGCGGAACGCGGACGGGTGCGGGTGGAGACCGGGACCAAGCGGGTCCGGGCCTACCTGGCGGGCGAGCTGGTCGTGGACACCACGCGGCCGGCGCTGGTGTGGGAGAAGCCGTACTACCCCACGTACTACTTCCCGGCGGAGGACGTCCGGGCGACCCTCGTGCCCACCGGCGAGGTCAAGAGGTCACCCAGTCGGGGCAACGGCGAGCTGTTCGACGTGAAGACCGGCGCGGCCACGGCGGCGGGCGCGGGCCTGCGCTACCCGGACTCGCCGCTGGAGGCGTTGCGGGACCTGGTCCGGCTGGAGTGGGACGCGATGGACGAGTGGTTCGAGGAGGACGAGCCGGTCTACGTCCACCCGCGCGACCCGTACACGAGGGTCGACGCGCTGCCCAGCAGCAGGCACGTCCGGGTGGAGGTGGGCGGCGTCGAGGTGGCGAACTCGCACCGGCCGGTGATCCTGTTCGAGACCGGCCTCCCGGCCCGCTACTACCTGCCGATGACCGACGTGCGGCTGGACCTGCTGCGGCCCACCGACCTGCGCACGAGCTGCCCGTACAAGGGCACCGCCGAGTACTGGTCGGTGGTGCTGGGCGACGAGGTGCACGAGAACGTGGTCTGGGGCTACCGCACGCCGCTGCCGGAGAGCAGGCAGGTCGCGGGTCTGGTCGCGTTCTACAACGAGAAGGTCGACACCTACGTCGACGGCGTCCTGGAGCAACGGCCGCGGACCCACGTGGGCTAG
- a CDS encoding DUF1996 domain-containing protein → MSRKLRASVALAAAGLLASTLAVAAHPAQADDLVTHHEFQANCSVTVHRPDDPIVSPGLPGASHMHTFLGNNSVNASSTNASLKNGQTNCKTPDDKSAYWFPSLYNGDQLVVPDFPQVIYYKSGILKYQEVRSFPAGIRFVVGSPTATQDQFRTAPGAVEGWECGNSAHNWDFPSYCPPGSQLNIRYQAPSCWNGRDLDSADHRSHMAYPDRATLVCPTTHPVPVPMLEFKIAFPVSGDMSRVRLSSGRGYTWHYDFMNAWDGPTLQALVSHCVNGGLQCDPRGYDQYKPHRGAALGPDYRLPR, encoded by the coding sequence GTGTCCCGAAAACTCCGCGCGTCGGTCGCCCTGGCAGCGGCCGGCCTCCTCGCGTCCACCCTCGCGGTGGCCGCCCACCCGGCCCAGGCCGACGACCTGGTCACCCACCACGAGTTCCAGGCCAACTGCTCGGTCACCGTGCACCGGCCCGACGACCCGATCGTCTCGCCGGGGTTGCCGGGCGCGTCCCACATGCACACGTTCCTGGGCAACAACTCCGTCAACGCGAGCAGCACCAACGCGTCCTTGAAGAACGGGCAGACCAACTGCAAGACCCCGGACGACAAGTCGGCGTACTGGTTCCCCTCGCTCTACAACGGCGACCAACTCGTCGTGCCCGACTTCCCGCAGGTGATCTACTACAAGTCCGGCATCCTGAAGTACCAGGAGGTCCGGTCCTTCCCGGCCGGCATCCGGTTCGTGGTCGGCAGCCCCACGGCCACGCAGGACCAGTTCCGCACCGCGCCGGGCGCGGTCGAGGGCTGGGAGTGCGGCAACAGCGCGCACAACTGGGACTTCCCGTCGTACTGCCCGCCGGGCAGCCAGCTCAACATCCGCTACCAGGCGCCGAGTTGCTGGAACGGGCGCGACCTCGACTCGGCCGACCACCGGTCGCACATGGCCTACCCGGACCGCGCGACGCTGGTCTGCCCCACCACGCACCCGGTGCCCGTGCCGATGCTGGAGTTCAAGATCGCGTTCCCGGTGTCGGGTGACATGTCGCGCGTGCGGCTGTCCAGCGGGCGCGGGTACACCTGGCACTACGACTTCATGAACGCGTGGGACGGCCCCACGTTGCAGGCGCTGGTCAGCCACTGCGTCAACGGCGGCCTCCAGTGCGACCCGCGCGGGTACGACCAGTACAAGCCGCACCGGGGCGCCGCCCTCGGGCCGGACTACCGGCTGCCGCGGTGA
- a CDS encoding cupin domain-containing protein has product MNGVPGSSADEVLAELGMAELPVEGGWFAQSWRSAEVSAIYYLLREGEFSGVHKLDHVEVYAHHRGAPLRMLLLHPDGTVTTPVLGPDVTAGQRPQVVVPAGVWQAGEPDGEWSLVGTVVVPPYTDDIVTFGEADTLAPRYPSHADLVRRLCRR; this is encoded by the coding sequence GTGAACGGGGTGCCGGGGTCGAGCGCCGACGAGGTGCTCGCCGAGCTGGGGATGGCGGAGCTGCCCGTCGAGGGCGGGTGGTTCGCGCAGTCGTGGCGCTCGGCCGAGGTGTCGGCGATCTACTACCTGCTGCGGGAGGGCGAGTTCTCCGGCGTGCACAAGCTCGACCACGTCGAGGTCTACGCCCACCACCGCGGCGCGCCGCTGCGGATGCTGCTGCTGCACCCGGACGGCACGGTGACCACGCCGGTGCTCGGCCCGGACGTCACCGCCGGGCAGCGGCCGCAGGTCGTGGTGCCCGCCGGGGTGTGGCAGGCCGGCGAGCCGGACGGCGAGTGGTCCCTGGTCGGCACGGTGGTGGTGCCGCCCTACACCGACGACATCGTCACGTTCGGTGAGGCCGACACCCTCGCGCCGCGCTACCCCTCGCACGCCGACCTGGTCCGCAGGCTCTGCCGCCGCTGA
- a CDS encoding TspO/MBR family protein: MAHLAMRRPLAGLAVFAAAVAATAVIGSLSAASSAAEYEQLRTPSWAPPSWLFGPVWTALYVMIALSGWLFWKRHGASRELVLFAVQLVLNAAWTPLFFAAGRYGLALVDIIALLVSIIALIVLFGRKHRPAALLLVPYLAWVGFATALNASIVSLN, from the coding sequence ATGGCTCACCTGGCGATGCGACGACCCCTGGCCGGGCTGGCGGTGTTCGCGGCGGCCGTCGCCGCGACCGCGGTCATCGGCTCCCTGTCCGCCGCGTCCTCCGCGGCCGAGTACGAGCAGCTGCGCACGCCGTCGTGGGCGCCGCCGTCCTGGTTGTTCGGCCCCGTCTGGACCGCGCTGTACGTGATGATCGCGCTGTCCGGTTGGCTGTTCTGGAAGCGGCACGGCGCGAGCCGCGAGCTGGTGCTGTTCGCCGTGCAGCTCGTCCTCAACGCGGCGTGGACGCCGCTGTTCTTCGCCGCCGGCCGGTACGGGCTGGCCCTGGTGGACATCATCGCGCTGCTGGTGTCGATCATCGCGCTGATCGTGCTGTTCGGCCGCAAGCACCGGCCCGCCGCCCTGCTCCTCGTGCCCTACCTCGCCTGGGTCGGCTTCGCGACCGCGCTGAACGCGAGCATCGTCAGCCTGAACTGA
- a CDS encoding GGDEF domain-containing protein has product MTLRRFGVISCVVCALVVGTVCLVVSGVFDRPASVAIDKFAQLLAATAAMVSYWRAARRRQGVARRWRLWMVAAMASLVVGLAVWIWGQVILGVSLPSSTLAPIGFMLVPALTLCAVLVLAHGGSGKLPGHRSKLVVALDGLIVVGSLFVLTWVSALESMVRAWATSGPGFATVVAHPAAYLVTLVVLLVSSWTHRSVRQLPVLFIALAGLAQSASGWVFAYLVSQGATAIPTAADIGFMVCPALFFLSSIAPGNAARERVGAARLRAGELLHLLVPYLPMLVTGLFIVVGTATGVRLNPVEIYVGLGVVLLVIARQLLTLIDNVKLLEQLRDSRERLRHQAYHDPLTGIANRALFRERLDAALAGTSPVVVLFIDVDGFKDVNDNYGHAEGDAVLRIVASRLQACVRPQDVVARLGGDEFGVLVDGYPQPPEEIGRRVLGALGEPHRTANGSHVIRASIGISHREAFDPSLTADDLIGTADAAMYTAKRLGKGMVVVHGSVEAELS; this is encoded by the coding sequence ATGACCCTGAGGCGGTTCGGCGTCATCTCCTGCGTCGTCTGCGCCCTGGTGGTCGGCACGGTCTGCCTGGTGGTGTCGGGGGTGTTCGACCGGCCCGCGTCGGTCGCGATCGACAAGTTCGCCCAGTTGCTCGCCGCGACCGCGGCGATGGTGTCGTACTGGCGGGCGGCACGGCGGCGGCAGGGCGTGGCGCGGCGCTGGCGGCTGTGGATGGTGGCCGCGATGGCGAGCCTGGTCGTCGGGCTGGCCGTGTGGATCTGGGGCCAGGTGATCCTCGGGGTCTCGCTGCCCTCGTCCACGTTGGCCCCGATCGGCTTCATGCTCGTGCCCGCCCTCACGCTGTGCGCGGTCCTCGTGCTGGCGCACGGCGGGTCCGGCAAGCTGCCCGGCCACCGCAGCAAGCTGGTCGTCGCGCTGGACGGGCTGATCGTGGTCGGCTCGCTGTTCGTGCTCACGTGGGTCTCGGCGCTGGAGTCCATGGTCCGCGCCTGGGCCACCTCCGGCCCCGGTTTCGCGACCGTGGTGGCGCACCCGGCGGCGTACCTGGTGACGCTGGTCGTGCTGCTGGTCTCGTCGTGGACGCACCGGTCGGTGCGGCAGTTGCCGGTGCTGTTCATCGCGCTGGCGGGGCTGGCGCAGTCGGCGTCGGGCTGGGTGTTCGCCTACCTCGTGAGCCAGGGTGCGACCGCCATCCCGACGGCGGCCGACATCGGGTTCATGGTGTGCCCCGCGTTGTTCTTCCTCAGCTCGATCGCACCGGGCAACGCCGCGCGGGAACGGGTCGGGGCGGCCCGGCTGCGCGCGGGCGAGCTGCTGCACCTGCTCGTGCCGTACCTGCCGATGCTGGTCACGGGCCTGTTCATCGTGGTCGGCACGGCGACGGGGGTGCGGCTCAACCCGGTGGAGATCTACGTCGGCCTGGGCGTGGTGCTGCTCGTCATCGCGCGCCAGCTGCTCACGCTGATCGACAACGTGAAGCTGCTGGAGCAGTTGCGCGACAGCCGGGAGCGGCTGCGGCACCAGGCCTACCACGACCCGTTGACGGGGATCGCGAACCGGGCGCTGTTCCGGGAACGGCTGGACGCGGCGCTGGCCGGGACGTCGCCGGTGGTGGTGCTGTTCATCGACGTGGACGGGTTCAAGGACGTCAACGACAACTACGGCCACGCCGAGGGTGACGCGGTGCTGCGGATCGTGGCGTCGCGGTTGCAGGCGTGCGTCCGGCCGCAGGACGTGGTGGCCCGGCTGGGCGGCGACGAGTTCGGGGTGCTGGTGGACGGCTACCCGCAGCCGCCGGAGGAGATCGGGCGGCGGGTGCTCGGCGCGCTGGGCGAGCCGCACCGCACCGCGAACGGCTCGCACGTGATCCGCGCGTCGATCGGCATCTCGCACCGCGAGGCGTTCGACCCGTCGTTGACCGCCGACGACCTGATCGGCACGGCGGACGCGGCGATGTACACGGCGAAGCGGCTGGGCAAGGGGATGGTCGTGGTGCACGGATCGGTGGAGGCGGAGCTGTCGTGA
- a CDS encoding HAD family hydrolase translates to MVEVIDNGSAPRLVVFDLDGTLYPRELYTGLILDVIGAMFVELRGDPPEQAEAKVAELRELMRTEWSSTSTTSFVLANGIDVDEWRAYREAHLSIVDGVRPDERVVRELERLRAVVPIALLTNNTAGAAEAILDRIGVGVAGFTGVVSADDVGGRPKPDPGAFRVLLERFDVDAREVWGVGDRYDIDVRPLRELGGAGITVDGPADLPEAVDFLVGRAS, encoded by the coding sequence ATGGTGGAAGTGATCGACAACGGGTCGGCGCCGCGGCTGGTCGTGTTCGACCTCGACGGCACGCTCTACCCCCGCGAGCTGTACACCGGGTTGATCCTGGACGTCATCGGCGCGATGTTCGTCGAGCTGCGGGGCGACCCGCCCGAGCAGGCCGAGGCCAAGGTCGCCGAGTTGCGCGAGCTGATGCGCACCGAGTGGTCGAGCACGTCGACCACCTCGTTCGTGCTGGCCAACGGCATCGACGTGGACGAGTGGCGCGCGTACCGCGAGGCCCACCTGTCGATCGTGGACGGCGTCCGCCCCGACGAGCGGGTGGTGCGCGAGCTGGAGCGGCTGCGCGCCGTGGTGCCCATCGCGCTGCTCACCAACAACACCGCCGGTGCGGCCGAGGCCATCCTGGACCGGATCGGCGTCGGCGTGGCGGGCTTCACCGGCGTGGTGAGCGCGGACGACGTGGGCGGGCGGCCGAAGCCCGACCCCGGCGCGTTCCGCGTGCTGCTGGAGCGGTTCGACGTGGACGCGCGCGAGGTGTGGGGCGTCGGTGACCGCTACGACATCGACGTCCGGCCGCTGCGCGAGCTGGGCGGCGCGGGGATCACCGTGGACGGGCCGGCCGACCTGCCGGAGGCGGTCGACTTCCTGGTCGGGCGCGCCTCGTAG
- a CDS encoding helix-turn-helix transcriptional regulator — protein MTDTAGRLLSLLSLLQLPREWPGSELARRLGVSGRTVRRDVDRLRELGYPVEATMGSEGGYRLVAGTAMPPLLLDDDEAVAIAVGLRTAARQAVAGIEEASVRAMAKLEQVLPSRLRRRVGALGAATVPVVLGADGVTVDPEHLTVLASAIANRERLRFRYSAADGAESRRHVEPLHLVPSGRRWYLVAFDPERDDWRFFRVDRMTALSPTGARFAPRALPADDPATYLKEHMLGRAPTYTVVATVHLPAPDVRARLPGVDVEAVDQRTCRVSGLGDTVEYLAFHLLQLGCEFTVHEPPELVRHLRGLHDRIGRAISSG, from the coding sequence GTGACCGACACCGCGGGCCGGCTGCTGTCCCTGTTGTCGCTGCTCCAGCTACCGCGCGAGTGGCCGGGCAGCGAGTTGGCGCGGCGGCTGGGTGTCAGCGGGCGCACCGTGCGCCGCGACGTCGACCGGCTGCGGGAGCTGGGGTACCCGGTCGAGGCGACGATGGGGTCCGAGGGCGGCTACCGGCTGGTCGCGGGCACGGCCATGCCGCCGTTGCTGCTGGACGACGACGAGGCCGTGGCGATCGCGGTGGGGTTGCGGACGGCGGCGCGGCAGGCCGTGGCGGGCATCGAGGAGGCGTCGGTGCGCGCCATGGCGAAGCTGGAGCAGGTGCTGCCGTCGCGGCTGCGGCGGCGGGTGGGCGCGTTGGGCGCGGCGACCGTGCCGGTGGTGCTGGGCGCGGACGGCGTCACGGTGGACCCGGAGCACCTGACCGTGCTGGCGTCGGCCATCGCGAACCGGGAGCGGCTGCGGTTCCGGTACTCGGCGGCGGACGGGGCGGAGAGCAGGCGGCACGTCGAGCCGCTGCACCTGGTGCCGTCCGGGCGGCGCTGGTACCTGGTGGCGTTCGACCCGGAGCGGGACGACTGGCGGTTCTTCCGCGTCGACCGGATGACGGCGCTGTCCCCCACCGGCGCGCGGTTCGCACCCCGCGCGCTGCCCGCGGACGACCCGGCGACGTACCTGAAGGAGCACATGCTCGGCCGGGCCCCGACGTACACCGTGGTGGCGACGGTCCACCTGCCCGCCCCGGACGTGCGCGCGCGGCTGCCCGGCGTGGACGTCGAGGCGGTGGACCAGCGGACCTGCCGGGTGAGCGGCCTCGGCGACACGGTCGAGTACCTGGCGTTCCACCTGCTGCAACTGGGCTGCGAGTTCACGGTGCACGAGCCGCCCGAGCTGGTCCGGCACCTGCGCGGGCTGCACGACCGGATCGGCCGGGCGATCAGTTCAGGCTGA
- a CDS encoding uracil-DNA glycosylase encodes MALLKAPHLAKLTEFAQRIATERKADVPLFDPASGGVNSKVLLLLESPGPASSGSGFNSPDNDDPTAANVFAAMAEAGLSRRVSLSWNVVPWHLNNREPSPADLRAAVPYLVELLRMLTALKAVVVLGRPAGTGWTLSGRGHKLKVLNAPHPSPLHINRDRAGRWPQLVDACRQAAAAAG; translated from the coding sequence ATGGCTCTGCTCAAGGCGCCCCACCTGGCGAAGTTGACGGAGTTCGCCCAGCGCATCGCCACCGAGCGCAAGGCCGACGTGCCGCTGTTCGACCCGGCGAGCGGCGGCGTGAACTCGAAGGTCCTGCTGCTGCTGGAGTCACCCGGGCCCGCGTCGTCGGGCTCGGGCTTCAACTCGCCCGACAACGACGACCCGACCGCCGCCAACGTGTTCGCCGCGATGGCGGAGGCGGGGCTGTCCCGGCGGGTGAGCCTGAGCTGGAACGTCGTGCCGTGGCACCTGAACAACCGCGAGCCGTCGCCCGCGGACCTGCGCGCGGCCGTGCCGTACCTGGTGGAGCTGCTGCGGATGCTCACCGCGCTCAAGGCGGTCGTCGTGCTGGGCAGGCCGGCGGGCACCGGCTGGACGCTGTCCGGGCGCGGCCACAAGCTGAAGGTGCTCAACGCGCCGCACCCGTCGCCGCTGCACATCAACCGCGACCGGGCGGGCCGGTGGCCGCAGCTCGTGGACGCGTGCCGGCAGGCCGCCGCGGCGGCCGGGTGA
- a CDS encoding ATP-dependent DNA ligase: protein MDLPVMPPVRPMLAKAVHSVPREPGLVYEPKWDGFRCVVFRDGPELELGSRNDRPLTRYFPEVVELLRAGLPPRCVVDGEIVIVTPEGLSFDLLQLRLHPAASRVRKLAVDTPAGFVAFDLLALDDRDLTATPFGERRRLLEGALRDVPGLYLTPATDDPDRAEDWFTRFEGAGFDGVVAKRTDLPYEQDKRVMWKVKHERTADCVVAGFRWHKDGVGVGSLLLGLYDDAGALHHVGVASSFTAARRRELLDELAPYREDAPADHPWADWAGVDATTPGAQSRWNPTKTLSWEPVRPELVAEVRYEHLQARRFRHTSRLVRFRPDRTPESCTYAQLEEVAPAELRELFGE from the coding sequence GTGGACCTCCCCGTGATGCCACCCGTGCGGCCGATGCTCGCCAAGGCCGTGCACTCGGTGCCGCGCGAGCCCGGCCTCGTCTACGAACCGAAGTGGGACGGGTTCCGGTGCGTCGTGTTCCGCGACGGCCCCGAGCTGGAACTCGGGTCCCGCAACGACCGGCCGCTGACCAGGTACTTCCCCGAGGTGGTCGAACTGCTGCGGGCCGGGCTGCCGCCGCGCTGCGTGGTGGACGGCGAGATCGTCATCGTCACGCCCGAGGGGCTGAGCTTCGACCTGCTCCAACTGCGGCTGCACCCCGCCGCGTCCCGGGTGCGCAAGCTCGCCGTCGACACGCCGGCCGGGTTCGTCGCGTTCGACCTGCTCGCGCTGGACGACCGGGACCTGACCGCGACGCCGTTCGGCGAACGCCGCCGGCTGCTGGAAGGGGCGCTGCGGGACGTGCCGGGGCTGTACCTGACGCCCGCGACGGACGACCCGGACCGGGCGGAGGACTGGTTCACCCGGTTCGAGGGCGCGGGGTTCGACGGCGTGGTGGCCAAGCGCACCGACCTGCCGTACGAGCAGGACAAGCGGGTGATGTGGAAGGTCAAGCACGAGCGCACGGCCGACTGCGTGGTGGCCGGGTTCCGGTGGCACAAGGACGGCGTCGGCGTGGGGTCGCTGCTGCTCGGCCTGTACGACGACGCGGGCGCGCTGCACCACGTCGGCGTGGCCAGCAGCTTCACCGCCGCGCGCCGCCGCGAGCTGCTGGACGAGCTGGCGCCGTACCGGGAGGACGCGCCGGCCGACCACCCGTGGGCGGACTGGGCCGGGGTGGACGCGACCACGCCGGGTGCGCAGAGCCGGTGGAACCCGACGAAGACGCTGTCGTGGGAGCCGGTGCGGCCGGAGCTGGTCGCCGAGGTCCGCTACGAGCACCTCCAGGCACGCCGGTTCCGGCACACGAGCAGGCTGGTCCGCTTCCGCCCGGACCGCACGCCGGAGTCGTGCACGTACGCCCAGCTCGAAGAGGTCGCGCCGGCGGAGCTGCGGGAGCTGTTCGGCGAGTAG
- a CDS encoding DUF305 domain-containing protein — protein sequence MTTTPATPGRLRALWGATLLVLAACAPATVPSPEPAASPFNATDTAWIQLMIPMNEQLLPALDLATPELAPFAAELKTSHGRELAALKRLRDRAALPEENVHAGHQMPGLVSEADLAGLRLDPSGLPAKLREHLEQSALLARGEQDSGADRETRDLAASIAAARADQSTRLGAFAFAG from the coding sequence GTGACCACGACACCGGCCACCCCGGGGCGCCTGCGGGCGCTCTGGGGTGCCACCCTGCTGGTCCTGGCCGCCTGCGCACCGGCCACGGTCCCGTCCCCGGAGCCGGCCGCGTCGCCGTTCAACGCCACCGACACCGCCTGGATCCAGCTCATGATCCCGATGAACGAGCAGCTCCTGCCCGCCCTGGACCTGGCGACGCCCGAACTGGCGCCGTTCGCGGCGGAGTTGAAGACCTCGCACGGGCGGGAGTTGGCCGCGCTCAAGCGGTTGCGCGACCGCGCGGCGCTGCCGGAGGAGAACGTGCACGCGGGCCACCAGATGCCGGGGCTGGTGTCGGAGGCGGACCTGGCGGGACTGCGCCTGGACCCGTCCGGCCTGCCCGCGAAGCTGCGCGAGCACCTGGAGCAGTCGGCGTTGCTGGCGCGCGGCGAGCAGGACAGCGGCGCGGACCGGGAGACCCGCGACCTGGCCGCGTCGATCGCCGCCGCCCGCGCCGACCAGAGCACGCGACTGGGCGCGTTCGCCTTCGCCGGGTGA
- a CDS encoding DinB family protein, protein MSATTTSTELADLLSTLATHRGFLRFTVQGLSDEQARRTPTASALSLGGLIKHVRAVEESWMRFAVGGAELMESVEADWENGFRMLEHETLAGLLADYEETAAKTERLLADLDLDTSHPLPVAPWFEPGASRSVRRVVLHIIAETAQHAGHADILRETIDGQKTMG, encoded by the coding sequence ATGAGCGCCACCACCACCTCCACCGAGCTCGCCGACCTGCTGTCGACCCTGGCCACGCACCGCGGGTTCCTCCGCTTCACCGTGCAGGGGCTCAGCGACGAGCAGGCCCGTCGGACGCCCACCGCGAGCGCGCTGTCGCTCGGCGGCCTCATCAAGCACGTCCGCGCCGTGGAGGAGAGCTGGATGCGCTTCGCGGTCGGCGGCGCGGAGCTGATGGAGAGCGTGGAGGCGGACTGGGAGAACGGCTTCCGCATGCTGGAGCACGAGACCCTCGCCGGGCTGCTCGCCGACTACGAGGAGACCGCCGCGAAGACCGAGCGGCTGCTCGCCGACCTGGACCTGGACACCAGCCACCCGCTGCCCGTGGCACCGTGGTTCGAGCCGGGCGCGTCGCGGTCCGTCCGCCGCGTGGTGCTGCACATCATCGCCGAGACGGCCCAGCACGCGGGCCACGCGGACATCCTCCGCGAGACCATCGACGGCCAGAAGACGATGGGCTGA
- a CDS encoding discoidin domain-containing protein: MYRLRSASTALAALLGFAVLIALAAVPGTAQAAPVLLSQGKPATASSTEGAGTPASAAVDGNAGTRWASAWSDPQWLRVDLGATSTLSRVELDWEAAYATSFQLQVSADGNAWTTVHTTTSGTGGRQGFDVTGSGRYVRVHGTQRANGYGYSLWEFRVFGTQGTNPQPGTGVRVTGSQGNWQLMVDGQPWTVKGLTWGPPAADAARYMPELKSMGVNTLRTWGTDGSTKPLLDAAAANGIRVMNGFWLQPGGGPGSGGCVNYVTDTTYKTDMLNTIRQWVTTYKDHPGVLMWNVGNESILGLQNCYSGTELENQRVAYAKYVNEAARAIHAIDTNHPVTNTDAWTGAWAYLKAHAPDLDLYSVNSYGNVCQVRQDWINGGHTKPYILTEAGPAGEWEVPNDVNGVPSEPTDVQKRDGYTRAWNCITGHTGVSFGGTLFHYGTEYDFGGVWFNLTPAGKKRLSFYAVQRAFGGATPANTPPVITAMTLPTSVPAGARLAVEVAVSDPNGDPITWSAAFNSKYIDNSGGLGFTPVQVDGNRLTVTAPDRLGVWKVYVMAEDGRGNIGIETKSVRVVAPQPAGVNVALNKPVTASSYQQVGDGAPFPPSNAVDGNAGSRWATDWSDPQWLRVDLGAVTTFQHVQLVWEGAYGRAYEIQVSDDGTTWRSVHGTTTGNGGVDSIDVTATGRYVRLHATQRGTGWGYSLYEFGVYRR; this comes from the coding sequence ATGTACCGCCTCCGATCCGCCAGCACGGCGTTGGCCGCACTTCTGGGGTTCGCTGTCCTCATAGCCCTCGCCGCGGTCCCGGGCACCGCGCAGGCCGCGCCCGTGCTGCTGTCCCAGGGCAAGCCCGCCACGGCGTCCTCGACCGAGGGCGCGGGCACCCCCGCGTCGGCGGCCGTGGACGGCAACGCGGGCACCCGGTGGGCCAGCGCGTGGAGCGACCCCCAGTGGCTGCGGGTGGACCTGGGTGCCACCTCGACCCTCAGCCGCGTCGAACTCGACTGGGAAGCCGCGTACGCCACCTCGTTCCAGCTCCAGGTCTCCGCCGACGGCAACGCCTGGACCACCGTGCACACCACGACGTCCGGCACGGGCGGCAGGCAGGGCTTCGACGTCACGGGCTCCGGTCGGTACGTCCGCGTGCACGGCACGCAGCGCGCCAACGGCTACGGCTACTCGTTGTGGGAGTTCCGGGTCTTCGGCACGCAGGGCACCAACCCGCAGCCCGGCACGGGCGTGCGCGTCACCGGTTCCCAGGGGAACTGGCAGCTCATGGTGGACGGTCAGCCGTGGACGGTGAAGGGCCTCACCTGGGGACCGCCGGCGGCGGACGCGGCCCGGTACATGCCGGAGCTGAAGTCCATGGGCGTCAACACCCTGCGCACCTGGGGCACCGACGGCTCCACCAAACCGCTGCTGGACGCCGCCGCGGCCAACGGCATCAGGGTGATGAACGGGTTCTGGTTGCAGCCCGGTGGCGGCCCCGGCTCCGGCGGCTGCGTCAACTACGTCACCGACACCACCTACAAGACCGACATGCTGAACACGATCCGGCAGTGGGTGACCACCTACAAGGACCACCCCGGCGTGCTCATGTGGAACGTCGGCAACGAGTCCATCCTGGGCCTGCAGAACTGCTACTCCGGGACGGAGCTGGAGAACCAGCGGGTCGCGTACGCCAAGTACGTCAACGAGGCCGCGCGCGCCATCCACGCCATCGACACCAACCACCCGGTCACCAACACCGACGCGTGGACCGGTGCGTGGGCCTACCTCAAGGCGCACGCGCCCGACCTGGACCTGTACTCGGTGAACTCCTACGGCAACGTGTGCCAGGTGCGGCAGGACTGGATCAACGGCGGCCACACCAAGCCGTACATCCTCACCGAGGCGGGCCCGGCCGGCGAGTGGGAGGTGCCCAACGACGTCAACGGGGTGCCGAGCGAGCCGACGGACGTGCAGAAGCGGGACGGCTACACGCGGGCGTGGAACTGCATCACCGGGCACACCGGGGTGTCGTTCGGCGGCACGTTGTTCCACTACGGCACGGAGTACGACTTCGGCGGGGTGTGGTTCAACCTGACCCCGGCGGGCAAGAAGCGGCTCTCGTTCTACGCGGTGCAGCGGGCGTTCGGCGGCGCGACGCCGGCCAACACCCCGCCGGTGATCACCGCGATGACCCTGCCCACCAGCGTCCCGGCGGGCGCGCGGCTGGCCGTCGAGGTGGCGGTGAGCGACCCGAACGGCGACCCGATCACCTGGTCGGCGGCGTTCAACAGCAAGTACATCGACAACAGCGGCGGTCTCGGCTTCACACCCGTCCAGGTCGACGGCAACCGCCTGACCGTCACCGCGCCGGACCGGCTCGGCGTGTGGAAGGTGTACGTGATGGCCGAGGACGGGCGAGGCAACATCGGCATCGAGACGAAGTCGGTGCGCGTGGTCGCGCCGCAGCCGGCGGGGGTGAACGTGGCGCTGAACAAGCCCGTCACGGCGTCGTCCTACCAGCAGGTGGGCGACGGCGCGCCGTTCCCGCCGTCGAACGCGGTGGACGGCAACGCGGGCTCGCGCTGGGCCACCGACTGGTCCGACCCGCAGTGGCTGCGGGTCGACCTCGGCGCGGTGACGACGTTCCAGCACGTGCAGCTCGTGTGGGAGGGGGCGTACGGGCGGGCGTACGAGATCCAGGTGTCCGACGACGGGACGACCTGGCGCTCGGTGCACGGCACCACCACGGGCAACGGAGGCGTCGACTCGATCGACGTCACGGCGACGGGCCGGTACGTGCGGCTGCACGCCACGCAGCGGGGCACGGGGTGGGGTTACTCGCTCTACGAGTTCGGCGTCTACCGGCGCTGA